In Bdellovibrio sp. GT3, one genomic interval encodes:
- a CDS encoding inositol monophosphatase family protein, with translation MENSVKSRDWKQVLGTAIKAVSLGREVLLNYFGNLEHIEHKFQAGLVSEADKESERVISDYLKKNFPDIEFLGEESYAAGAKVQWESAGAQGRWILDPLDGTTNYIHRFPIFCISLGLEINGQIQLAVIDVPMLNETYTAIRGEGAFVNGRKISITKNEKLEDALLATGFVAEHEHVISEQLKVFNDVVRKCRGVRRPGAAAYDLAQVARGVFDGYWERNIQPWDAAAGILLVEEAGGIVTTYRGDKYNPYKNSIIAGQPAIVKQLQSVLAANISKDSH, from the coding sequence GTGGAAAACAGCGTAAAATCAAGGGATTGGAAGCAGGTCTTAGGTACGGCGATCAAAGCTGTGAGCTTGGGGCGTGAAGTGCTTCTCAATTATTTCGGTAACTTAGAGCACATCGAACACAAATTCCAAGCTGGACTTGTGTCAGAGGCCGACAAAGAATCAGAACGAGTCATCTCGGACTACTTAAAGAAAAATTTTCCTGACATAGAGTTCCTTGGAGAGGAATCGTATGCCGCTGGGGCCAAGGTCCAGTGGGAATCTGCGGGTGCACAAGGTCGATGGATTCTGGATCCTTTGGATGGAACCACGAATTACATTCATCGATTTCCGATATTTTGTATAAGTTTGGGATTGGAAATTAACGGGCAGATTCAGCTCGCTGTGATCGATGTGCCGATGCTGAACGAAACTTATACTGCGATTCGCGGTGAAGGTGCTTTTGTAAACGGACGTAAAATTTCAATCACCAAAAATGAAAAACTCGAAGATGCGCTGCTGGCAACGGGATTCGTGGCTGAACACGAGCACGTGATTTCTGAACAGCTGAAAGTTTTCAATGATGTGGTTCGCAAGTGCCGTGGTGTCCGTCGTCCTGGAGCTGCGGCGTATGATCTGGCGCAGGTGGCTCGCGGTGTGTTTGACGGATATTGGGAAAGAAATATTCAGCCTTGGGATGCAGCTGCGGGAATTTTGTTGGTTGAAGAAGCCGGTGGTATTGTGACCACGTATCGCGGAGATAAATACAATCCCTACAAGAATTCAATTATAGCAGGCCAACCAGCGATCGTGAAACAGCTGCAAAGTGTTCTCGCCGCGAATATCAGTAAAGACTCTCATTGA
- the fliQ gene encoding flagellar biosynthesis protein FliQ, whose amino-acid sequence MTEDLVIRLGQDALRTTAMLAAPLLISTLVVGLAVSIFQALTQINEATLTFIPKMIVVAAVIVLAGPWMMDVLTSYTSTLIENIPAMVRE is encoded by the coding sequence GTGACTGAAGATTTAGTAATCAGATTAGGACAGGATGCTCTTCGTACAACAGCGATGCTTGCGGCACCTCTGTTGATCAGTACTCTTGTTGTCGGTTTGGCCGTCAGTATTTTCCAGGCTCTTACGCAAATCAATGAAGCAACCCTGACTTTCATTCCCAAAATGATCGTGGTTGCAGCGGTTATTGTACTGGCCGGACCGTGGATGATGGATGTTCTGACAAGTTATACTTCGACCTTGATTGAAAACATTCCAGCGATGGTTAGGGAATAG
- the fliM gene encoding flagellar motor switch protein FliM, producing MNQVLSQSEVDALLAAVSDGDVASSDSPKSDDGGGGSGGGSGKVEERKIISYDLTSQDRIIRGRLPQLEVIYEKFMRAFRVSLSSALRKIASITLTGTEFLKFGEFINTLPMPTCMCVLRFGNLRGSALFVIESKLAYALVDSFFGGADRPYTKIDGKDFTPIELQIVQKVVGLAINDLETAWASVEKIGCSFVRTEVNPQFVGIVPPTDVVIASTFDVELENASGTVSIVIPYATIEPIKQKLSTGFQVESDQTDKKLWTSTIQEQLLETDLEIKVNLGETEIKLRDMMGLKVGDVIPLDQDATGEFEVEVEGIKKFLGYYGIHHGTVAVQVTRPVIK from the coding sequence ATGAATCAGGTTCTTTCGCAAAGTGAAGTTGATGCGTTACTAGCCGCGGTTTCCGACGGGGATGTGGCGTCTTCAGACTCACCTAAGTCCGACGATGGTGGTGGTGGTTCCGGTGGCGGCAGTGGCAAGGTTGAAGAGCGTAAGATTATTTCTTACGACCTGACCAGCCAGGATCGTATCATCCGCGGCCGTTTGCCACAGTTGGAGGTTATCTACGAAAAGTTCATGAGAGCTTTCCGTGTTTCCTTGTCTTCAGCACTTCGCAAAATTGCATCTATCACTTTGACCGGTACAGAGTTTTTGAAATTCGGTGAATTCATCAATACCTTGCCGATGCCGACTTGTATGTGCGTTCTGCGTTTCGGTAACCTGCGTGGTTCGGCTCTTTTCGTAATTGAAAGCAAGCTGGCTTATGCATTGGTGGACAGCTTCTTCGGTGGTGCAGACCGCCCATATACAAAAATTGACGGTAAAGATTTTACGCCGATCGAACTTCAGATCGTGCAAAAGGTTGTGGGTCTTGCGATCAACGATCTTGAGACTGCATGGGCCTCTGTTGAAAAAATCGGTTGTTCTTTCGTGCGTACTGAGGTGAATCCACAATTCGTGGGTATCGTACCTCCGACAGACGTGGTTATCGCCTCCACTTTTGACGTTGAGCTTGAGAACGCATCAGGAACGGTTTCCATCGTGATTCCATATGCGACGATTGAGCCAATCAAACAAAAACTATCGACAGGTTTCCAGGTTGAGTCTGACCAAACTGATAAGAAGTTGTGGACTTCCACAATTCAGGAACAGCTTTTGGAAACAGATTTGGAAATCAAAGTGAACTTGGGTGAAACCGAGATCAAGCTTCGCGACATGATGGGACTGAAAGTGGGGGATGTAATTCCTCTGGATCAGGACGCCACAGGTGAGTTCGAAGTTGAAGTAGAAGGTATTAAAAAGTTTTTAGGTTATTACGGAATACATCATGGAACCGTGGCTGTCCAAGTGACTCGTCCGGTAATCAAGTAG
- a CDS encoding FliO/MopB family protein yields the protein MKWILSLLFVISVSAQAAEKEAPTSEAAPAAITAEVDSEAVAVEAAPGADAVAAKDMPKVDNRKESEIPLNLEKQKNAGAESSGWFRILMTLSLLGAVGCGAFIFLRKYSVPKDRKHQTQIKVLQQHFLGPKKSLAIVRVAGESILIGVTDHNISMIKSLSLLDDEVPEEAPKNFGKVMGSFVEDQAEEIEEPAARVSFKSTKGRAQEQDADDEFAISGIKDIVSKRLKGMRSFQ from the coding sequence ATGAAGTGGATTCTTTCTCTTCTTTTTGTGATTTCCGTATCTGCCCAAGCGGCAGAAAAAGAGGCCCCTACCTCTGAGGCGGCTCCGGCTGCTATTACTGCGGAAGTTGATTCTGAGGCGGTGGCCGTTGAAGCTGCACCTGGTGCGGACGCCGTGGCTGCCAAAGATATGCCTAAAGTTGACAACCGAAAAGAATCAGAGATTCCACTGAATCTGGAAAAACAAAAGAATGCGGGTGCGGAAAGCTCTGGCTGGTTCCGTATCCTGATGACTCTTTCACTTTTGGGAGCTGTGGGTTGTGGCGCATTTATTTTCCTGCGCAAATACTCCGTTCCTAAAGACAGAAAGCATCAGACTCAAATCAAGGTGTTGCAGCAGCATTTCCTTGGTCCCAAGAAAAGTCTTGCGATCGTTCGCGTGGCGGGGGAGTCGATCCTGATCGGTGTTACTGATCACAATATTTCAATGATTAAGTCTTTGTCCTTGCTTGATGACGAAGTTCCTGAGGAAGCTCCGAAAAATTTCGGTAAAGTGATGGGATCGTTCGTGGAAGATCAGGCAGAGGAAATCGAAGAACCAGCAGCTCGTGTCAGCTTCAAAAGTACCAAAGGTCGCGCTCAAGAGCAGGATGCAGATGATGAATTTGCGATCAGCGGAATCAAGGACATTGTTTCCAAACGTTTGAAAGGCATGAGGAGTTTTCAGTGA
- the fliP gene encoding flagellar type III secretion system pore protein FliP (The bacterial flagellar biogenesis protein FliP forms a type III secretion system (T3SS)-type pore required for flagellar assembly.) — protein sequence MNLKKLTLWSLILLPLVLLTSSHAFAQVTLPTVNLGFKTADNPNEVVNAIKLVLIMTVLTLAPAILIMMTGFTRIIIVLSFLRQAMGVQQMPPNQLLIGLSLFLTFFVMQPAFNEINTNGVQPYLKGTISQDQAIEQSLAPLRKFMFNQTRDSDLALFVKLSKVEKPKTRAEVPTMVLVPAFVVSELKTAFQIGFIIFLPFLVIDIVASSVLMAMGMMMLPPIVISLPFKIMLFVLVDGWGLLIGSMVKSFG from the coding sequence GTGAATCTAAAGAAACTGACTCTGTGGAGTTTGATTCTGTTGCCACTGGTATTGTTGACAAGCTCCCACGCATTTGCGCAGGTGACTTTGCCTACGGTGAACCTAGGGTTCAAGACGGCAGACAATCCCAATGAAGTTGTAAATGCAATTAAATTAGTTCTTATCATGACGGTGCTGACGTTGGCGCCGGCAATTTTGATTATGATGACGGGTTTTACCCGCATTATCATCGTTCTTTCTTTTTTAAGACAAGCCATGGGTGTGCAGCAGATGCCACCGAATCAGTTGCTGATCGGTTTGTCTTTGTTTTTGACTTTCTTTGTGATGCAACCGGCATTCAATGAAATCAACACGAATGGTGTTCAGCCTTATCTTAAAGGCACGATCTCACAAGATCAGGCGATCGAGCAGTCTTTGGCTCCACTTCGCAAATTCATGTTCAATCAAACCCGTGATTCCGATCTGGCTTTATTCGTGAAACTTTCAAAAGTTGAAAAGCCGAAGACCCGTGCGGAAGTTCCGACAATGGTTTTGGTTCCGGCATTCGTGGTTTCTGAATTGAAAACCGCATTTCAAATCGGATTTATCATCTTCCTTCCATTCCTGGTTATCGACATTGTGGCGTCCAGCGTATTGATGGCGATGGGTATGATGATGCTTCCGCCAATTGTTATCTCTTTGCCATTTAAAATTATGCTTTTCGTACTTGTCGACGGTTGGGGTCTTCTGATCGGTTCGATGGTTAAAAGTTTCGGTTGA
- the fliR gene encoding flagellar biosynthetic protein FliR, with the protein MLNWTAYTEGQLLLFALVFLRMISFVVASAFFGSETIPTPVKVLLSIVLSVLLFPVVKIGNIDYLVISNEIISLAIRELIVGVSLGFLTRIFFFVVSMVGDLTAMSVGLSAGQMYNPLLGTTGNALESFYSTLGTLVFLAINGHHILIRAIVESYSLVPVSSLSLNVGPFAEMAVFGQTTFILTIKMCAPVLVTILLVNLAMGILGRAVPQINVLVTSMPVTIMIGMAVVFICLPLMILEMNGLVEITASQLFKVMKAL; encoded by the coding sequence ATGCTGAATTGGACGGCTTATACAGAAGGACAGCTTTTGCTATTTGCGCTGGTATTCCTGCGCATGATCTCCTTTGTTGTGGCGTCCGCTTTCTTTGGATCTGAGACTATTCCCACGCCGGTTAAAGTTCTTCTGTCGATTGTTCTGAGCGTTCTTCTGTTTCCCGTGGTTAAAATTGGCAACATCGACTACCTGGTTATTTCGAATGAAATCATATCCTTAGCTATCCGGGAGCTGATCGTTGGCGTGTCACTTGGGTTTTTAACCCGTATCTTCTTTTTTGTTGTCTCCATGGTGGGGGATTTGACTGCGATGAGCGTGGGCTTGTCAGCGGGGCAGATGTACAATCCATTGCTGGGTACGACGGGCAACGCACTGGAGTCTTTCTACTCCACATTGGGCACGTTGGTTTTTTTGGCGATCAACGGGCACCATATTCTGATTCGTGCAATTGTCGAAAGTTATTCTTTGGTACCAGTAAGTTCTTTGAGTCTGAATGTAGGGCCTTTTGCTGAAATGGCGGTGTTTGGACAAACAACTTTTATTCTAACTATCAAAATGTGTGCACCCGTACTGGTAACGATTCTGTTGGTGAATCTGGCAATGGGAATTCTGGGAAGAGCAGTGCCCCAGATCAACGTCCTGGTTACGAGTATGCCGGTCACGATCATGATCGGTATGGCAGTGGTTTTCATTTGTTTGCCATTGATGATTTTAGAGATGAACGGCTTGGTCGAAATCACAGCCTCGCAACTGTTCAAAGTGATGAAAGCATTGTAG
- a CDS encoding SPOR domain-containing protein, whose translation MAAKSDTVVKLVIVLFISLLSFSVGLFAGKSFSDNQHTISQLEPQKSTATREVASEHGAPATESKSGAMTDDEIAKLAEEFVADETPTAAADAHGTAPAHGETAHAPAHGTAPAAHAETAADTHGAPAKSATKEEPSSVAKELAAGKAPQTRTAPAAAAKKEESRIPSSLPKDVAQYSVGKFTVQVAAYADEAEAQKFASDLKTKGYSAFYIPANIKGKTWYRVSVGQFATSKEAASYRSELLTKAKVSSAIVQKITE comes from the coding sequence ATGGCAGCGAAATCAGATACGGTTGTAAAACTAGTGATAGTTTTGTTCATCTCTCTACTTTCTTTTTCGGTGGGTCTATTTGCCGGTAAGAGCTTTAGTGACAACCAACACACGATTTCACAATTGGAGCCACAAAAATCCACAGCAACTCGCGAAGTGGCATCTGAGCACGGTGCGCCTGCAACAGAATCCAAATCCGGCGCTATGACTGATGATGAGATTGCCAAACTTGCTGAGGAATTCGTTGCTGACGAAACCCCGACAGCTGCTGCTGATGCTCACGGTACTGCACCTGCGCACGGTGAAACTGCACATGCTCCAGCTCATGGCACTGCTCCCGCAGCTCACGCCGAAACAGCAGCAGACACGCATGGCGCTCCGGCAAAATCCGCAACTAAAGAAGAGCCTTCTTCTGTAGCTAAAGAATTGGCTGCTGGCAAAGCACCTCAAACTCGCACAGCTCCTGCTGCAGCTGCCAAAAAAGAAGAATCACGCATTCCTTCTTCTTTGCCAAAAGATGTAGCTCAATACTCTGTGGGTAAATTCACTGTTCAAGTTGCAGCTTATGCTGACGAAGCTGAAGCACAAAAATTCGCTTCTGATTTGAAAACCAAAGGCTACAGCGCGTTTTATATTCCTGCGAACATCAAAGGCAAAACCTGGTACCGCGTAAGTGTTGGACAATTCGCCACTTCCAAAGAAGCGGCTTCTTACAGATCTGAATTGCTGACAAAAGCAAAAGTATCCTCTGCAATCGTTCAAAAAATCACTGAGTAA
- a CDS encoding ATP-dependent helicase, with protein MDVLEFVTKNLNPAQKDAVETLEGPVLILAGAGSGKTRVLTHRMANMIGNGAASPDEILMVTFTNKAAKEMEHRIYKLLTDLQVPVHSQLWISTFHSFCVRILRQHITLLDYKPFFGIYDSSDSLAQIKKVMTALNINDKIYPAKNFQGRISSAKMMGLNPEQFEKGNKRLMDQKTVDVYRAYEAEMRKANSLDFDDLLMKTYELFRMYPDILAQYQQKFRFIMVDEYQDTNHIQYLLVQMLAKAHRNLCVVGDEDQSIYSWRGADIKNILDFEKDFPEAKVVKLEENYRSSANIVNAATAVIKNNSQRKDKTLFTSNQEGDLINVREERNEYDEAKFAAKTIQTMINDGEGSYNDYAIFYRTNAQSRVLEEQLRTTGIPYRLVGGVRFYERMEIKDILCYLKLSINPADDIAFKRIINVPARGIGKTTVEKIEELAHQKNMTMMEAAEKAVNERLFNAGTSGKIRRFMDMMGELQVNATSFKLTDFYHIVLDRTEYLMALKKDESPEAQARIENLEELDNAIAQFSKERGEESTLTSFLEEMALVNDVDSLDQEQNSVTMMTLHISKGLEFPYVFVVGLEENLFPSARSSESEDKDDVEEERRLAYVGMTRARQKLWLTYAKMRRVWGQEQFNPPSRFLKEIPNQFVTFKSAAAEAPRFVSKYGSSGSNSDEYFPSAWSSSTGGTRNKPRTGGDDFDTQDFPDYDDMDSSNKSSYSKGMRVRHPTFGVGTVYATEGAGDALKVSVMFTDNTVKKFVAKYARLERV; from the coding sequence ATGGATGTATTGGAATTTGTTACGAAAAATTTGAATCCTGCGCAGAAGGATGCGGTTGAAACCCTTGAGGGACCTGTATTGATTTTGGCAGGAGCGGGCTCCGGTAAAACACGGGTTCTTACCCACCGTATGGCAAATATGATCGGAAACGGGGCCGCGAGCCCTGACGAAATCCTGATGGTGACCTTTACTAATAAGGCTGCCAAAGAGATGGAACATCGTATTTACAAGCTGCTGACCGACCTTCAGGTTCCGGTTCACAGTCAGCTTTGGATCTCCACCTTCCATAGCTTTTGCGTTCGCATCCTTCGTCAGCACATCACGCTTTTGGATTACAAACCATTCTTCGGAATTTACGACTCCTCTGACTCTTTGGCGCAAATCAAAAAAGTCATGACGGCATTGAACATCAACGACAAAATTTATCCGGCAAAAAACTTCCAGGGTCGCATCAGCAGCGCAAAGATGATGGGTTTGAATCCGGAGCAATTTGAAAAGGGCAACAAACGCCTGATGGATCAAAAAACTGTCGATGTCTACAGGGCCTACGAAGCAGAAATGCGCAAAGCTAACAGTCTGGATTTCGATGATCTTTTGATGAAGACCTACGAACTCTTCCGCATGTATCCGGATATTCTGGCGCAATATCAGCAAAAATTCCGTTTCATCATGGTGGATGAGTATCAGGATACCAATCACATTCAATATTTGCTGGTACAGATGCTGGCCAAGGCTCATCGCAATCTTTGCGTTGTTGGGGATGAGGATCAGTCGATTTACTCTTGGCGCGGAGCGGACATTAAGAACATTTTGGATTTCGAAAAGGATTTCCCAGAGGCCAAAGTTGTTAAGCTGGAGGAGAACTATCGTTCCTCTGCAAACATCGTGAACGCCGCAACAGCCGTGATCAAAAACAACTCGCAAAGAAAAGACAAAACGCTTTTCACTTCCAATCAGGAAGGCGATTTGATCAACGTGCGCGAAGAGCGCAATGAATATGACGAAGCGAAATTCGCCGCAAAAACCATTCAGACCATGATCAATGATGGCGAAGGTTCCTACAACGACTATGCAATCTTCTATCGCACCAATGCCCAGTCACGCGTCCTGGAAGAGCAACTTCGCACAACAGGTATTCCGTATCGCCTGGTGGGCGGCGTGCGTTTCTATGAGCGCATGGAGATCAAGGACATCCTTTGCTACTTGAAACTTTCCATCAATCCCGCAGACGATATCGCCTTCAAACGCATTATCAATGTCCCGGCACGCGGTATTGGCAAAACCACCGTCGAGAAAATTGAAGAGCTGGCTCATCAAAAGAACATGACGATGATGGAAGCTGCCGAAAAAGCCGTGAATGAGCGCCTGTTCAACGCGGGCACTTCAGGCAAAATCCGCCGTTTCATGGATATGATGGGCGAACTGCAAGTGAATGCCACTTCGTTCAAACTGACTGACTTTTATCACATCGTCTTGGATCGCACAGAATATCTGATGGCCTTGAAAAAGGATGAGTCCCCTGAAGCTCAAGCTCGTATTGAAAACTTAGAGGAACTCGACAACGCCATCGCCCAGTTCAGTAAAGAACGTGGCGAAGAATCCACTTTGACCAGCTTCCTTGAGGAAATGGCTTTGGTGAATGACGTGGACTCTTTGGATCAGGAGCAAAATTCGGTAACGATGATGACCCTGCATATTTCCAAAGGTTTGGAATTTCCTTATGTCTTCGTCGTCGGTCTTGAGGAAAATCTTTTCCCAAGTGCCCGCAGTTCTGAATCCGAAGACAAAGATGATGTCGAGGAAGAACGTCGCTTGGCTTACGTGGGCATGACCCGCGCTCGCCAGAAGCTATGGCTGACATACGCAAAAATGCGCCGCGTTTGGGGTCAGGAGCAATTCAATCCTCCATCCCGTTTCTTAAAAGAAATTCCGAATCAGTTTGTCACTTTCAAATCTGCGGCGGCTGAAGCTCCGCGTTTTGTTTCCAAATACGGCAGCAGTGGCAGCAACTCGGACGAGTACTTTCCAAGTGCATGGTCCTCGTCGACTGGTGGAACACGCAATAAGCCACGCACTGGTGGCGACGACTTCGATACCCAGGACTTCCCGGACTATGATGACATGGACTCATCCAACAAGAGTTCTTACTCAAAAGGCATGCGTGTGCGCCATCCAACTTTTGGAGTCGGCACAGTCTATGCGACCGAAGGCGCTGGCGATGCTTTGAAAGTAAGCGTTATGTTCACCGACAATACGGTTAAAAAGTTTGTGGCGAAGTACGCCCGCCTTGAAAGAGTTTAA
- a CDS encoding flagellar basal body-associated FliL family protein → MAEENAPAAEAASSGGSGQKPILLIALAVINMLIVAGVGFMLYKGKQKEAAEPKIEDVIKGEAEAQHKEAAEEKEIVGKVVPLETFIVNLAGSKGRRVAKVNIELELKGEKAAEEIDKRKAQIRDIIIIILSSKTYEEVSTREGRDSLKNEIKDTINSFLVQGKISNVLFTEFLYN, encoded by the coding sequence ATGGCAGAAGAAAATGCGCCAGCCGCAGAAGCAGCATCATCAGGCGGTTCAGGACAAAAGCCTATACTTCTTATTGCACTTGCAGTGATCAATATGCTCATTGTCGCAGGTGTTGGCTTTATGCTTTACAAAGGCAAGCAAAAGGAAGCCGCTGAACCTAAAATCGAAGACGTTATTAAAGGCGAGGCAGAGGCGCAACATAAAGAAGCCGCTGAAGAGAAAGAGATCGTCGGTAAAGTGGTTCCGTTGGAGACATTTATCGTTAATCTGGCCGGCTCAAAAGGCCGTCGCGTGGCGAAAGTTAACATTGAGCTTGAGCTAAAAGGCGAAAAAGCCGCGGAAGAGATCGACAAACGCAAAGCTCAAATCCGCGACATCATTATTATTATTCTGTCTTCCAAAACTTATGAAGAGGTTTCGACTCGTGAGGGTCGTGACAGCTTGAAGAATGAAATCAAAGACACGATCAATTCATTCCTGGTTCAAGGGAAGATTTCAAACGTGTTGTTTACTGAGTTCCTTTATAACTAA
- a CDS encoding DUF2914 domain-containing protein yields the protein MTALKQRLLDYYEKNETKVDIAFFLGGFLFDVLTLSDVDDPLSIVQQIVYLGVIGLILFYDFLNTHGLARISSRVTKFWEYRNLAVHFLLGSLLSVYSLFFLKSSSIFSSIVFVGLMMGIMIANELKTVQKSAVDLKVGLYVICLFAFFSMTIPVLVGFVGITTFLASIALTAAVVYGAYRMLNKKVDNKKLLLRTLALPGFSVLGLFVILYFIGWIPPVPLTVQNMGIYHNIEKSEGKYLLSHENPSWKFWKNGDQDFVAEPGDKIYFFAQIYSPARFDDSVIVHWYYKDPRQGWISTDKVPMRISGGRKEGFRGFSMKQNYTAGEGRISVETTDGREIGRIYFNVIKTDQTSTSRTFTTETM from the coding sequence ATGACAGCATTGAAACAGCGCCTTTTGGACTATTACGAAAAAAATGAAACTAAAGTGGATATCGCCTTCTTTCTGGGCGGTTTTCTTTTTGATGTCCTGACACTTTCCGATGTCGATGATCCTCTTAGCATCGTCCAGCAAATCGTCTATCTTGGCGTCATCGGCCTGATTCTATTCTATGACTTCCTAAACACACACGGTCTGGCCCGGATAAGCTCACGAGTGACCAAGTTCTGGGAATACAGAAATCTTGCAGTGCACTTTCTTCTGGGAAGCTTGCTAAGCGTTTATTCACTGTTCTTTTTGAAAAGCTCATCCATTTTCTCCTCTATTGTCTTCGTCGGCCTGATGATGGGCATCATGATCGCGAACGAACTTAAAACCGTTCAAAAATCAGCGGTGGATTTAAAAGTCGGCCTGTACGTCATCTGCCTTTTTGCTTTTTTCTCGATGACCATTCCGGTCCTGGTGGGATTCGTTGGAATCACCACATTCCTTGCATCCATCGCACTGACTGCGGCAGTGGTTTATGGCGCTTACCGGATGCTGAACAAGAAGGTCGATAATAAAAAGCTGTTACTAAGAACACTGGCCTTGCCCGGTTTCAGCGTGCTGGGATTGTTTGTGATTTTGTACTTCATAGGATGGATTCCACCTGTGCCACTGACTGTGCAGAACATGGGGATCTACCATAATATCGAAAAATCAGAAGGTAAATATTTGCTGTCTCATGAAAACCCATCCTGGAAGTTCTGGAAAAACGGCGATCAGGATTTCGTCGCAGAGCCTGGTGATAAAATATATTTCTTTGCACAAATATATTCCCCCGCCCGCTTTGATGATTCTGTGATCGTTCACTGGTATTACAAAGATCCGCGCCAAGGTTGGATTAGCACCGACAAAGTGCCTATGAGAATTTCGGGTGGTCGCAAAGAAGGTTTCCGTGGATTCTCCATGAAACAAAATTACACCGCCGGCGAAGGACGCATCAGCGTCGAAACCACGGATGGTCGGGAGATCGGCAGAATCTATTTCAACGTCATCAAGACCGATCAGACCTCAACCTCAAGAACCTTCACCACCGAGACGATGTAA
- a CDS encoding HdeD family acid-resistance protein → MSKKSTRLIVVGALYTVLGLVALAFASATTFAAVMTLSVILAIGGIAQIAYGIQGRKTGQLWPHVALGCLALVCAVLIARNPVANTMVLTFMIGFFLFAGGLAKVIGAAVERTTGWGYYLMNGLVSILLAAIILFSFPVSSFWTIGTFVGVDLIIGGLSLLGLGYSIRKARKEVVRNMNSLLPETYDEIEYEYFHKQNADLEDEHSGSDEKRKDKDKDSEGSSRLH, encoded by the coding sequence ATGAGCAAAAAATCCACTCGCTTGATTGTCGTTGGCGCACTCTACACAGTGCTGGGACTTGTGGCCTTGGCATTCGCATCCGCCACCACTTTTGCAGCGGTCATGACCTTGTCTGTTATTCTTGCTATCGGCGGCATCGCACAGATCGCGTATGGAATCCAAGGGCGTAAGACTGGACAGCTATGGCCCCATGTGGCCTTGGGTTGTCTTGCTTTGGTGTGTGCCGTCCTCATCGCCAGAAATCCCGTCGCAAACACGATGGTTCTGACCTTTATGATTGGCTTTTTTCTTTTCGCTGGAGGACTTGCGAAAGTCATAGGTGCTGCTGTGGAACGCACAACGGGCTGGGGCTACTACCTGATGAACGGGTTGGTCTCCATCTTACTTGCGGCAATTATTCTGTTCAGCTTTCCGGTATCCTCATTTTGGACAATTGGAACTTTCGTTGGTGTCGACTTGATCATAGGCGGTCTCAGTCTGCTTGGATTGGGATATTCTATTCGTAAAGCAAGAAAAGAAGTCGTGCGCAACATGAACTCGCTGCTACCGGAAACCTACGATGAGATTGAGTACGAATACTTCCACAAACAAAATGCCGATTTGGAAGATGAACACAGTGGCTCTGATGAGAAAAGAAAAGACAAGGACAAGGACAGTGAAGGCTCTTCAAGACTTCACTAG
- the fliN gene encoding flagellar motor switch protein FliN, with the protein MTDDKLDDLADQLMAEASGMVADGGAASKKETGSGSLIKDRNLNLILDIPLKVTVELGRTKMPVSELLNLTQGSVIELNKLAGEPMEVYVNDKLIARGEAVVVNEKFGVRLTDIISPAERVEQLK; encoded by the coding sequence ATGACAGACGATAAATTGGACGATTTGGCAGATCAGTTAATGGCAGAAGCTTCCGGTATGGTGGCTGATGGCGGTGCTGCTTCCAAAAAAGAGACAGGCAGCGGATCGCTTATAAAAGACAGAAACCTGAATCTGATTTTGGACATTCCATTGAAAGTAACAGTGGAGTTGGGCCGTACGAAAATGCCGGTGAGTGAGCTTTTGAATCTGACTCAAGGTAGCGTTATTGAATTGAATAAGTTGGCCGGTGAGCCAATGGAAGTTTACGTGAATGACAAGTTGATTGCCCGGGGTGAAGCCGTGGTGGTCAATGAGAAGTTCGGTGTTCGTTTGACTGATATTATTTCTCCGGCTGAACGCGTAGAACAGCTGAAGTAA